ATGCCTGTCCCCAACCCCTGCAAAAGTTGAGGACACTGTGCTTCCTTTGCAAGGAGGCACGTTGGGTGTCCGTATCGAACTAACAGCGAAAAAAGGGGGAAGTGGTCGCTGGCGCGACCACCACCCAAAAAGAAACAAAAAATAAATTAAATTATACGTCGTCATGCTATAATAAGGTAGTTTAGTCGATCTAGCTATGCTTGAGTCTGTCTTCTCCCAGTTCTCTGTCTTTGGCTTTTCCGGTTCTCGTTCGGGCGTTCCCTCCGGCTGTTTCCCCTGTGTCCCTCTCGTTCCGGCTGGTTCAAAAGTTTTTGTCGGGTGTGCCAATGGTGTAGATGCGTTCTTCCGATCCCAGTTCCCCACCGCGTCCGTTTTCGCGGCAGCTTCCTTTGGTTCTGGTCGCGGCTCATTTGCAGCGCGGTCAGTTGCAGTAGTTCGCGCTGTAGCGGTGTCTGGTGGGCTGTGGGTTTCCTTCCCCTCGTCCCCTTGTCCTACTGGTTTACAGCCTAGCTCATCTCAATCAAAGTGTTTTCGCGGTCTTGGCTCTGGTAGTTGGGCTTCCCTTGCCTTTGCCCTGGGCTTGGGCGTTCCTGGGTTCCCTCTCAAGTCCTGCTGGTTGGGGTTTGTTCCCCGTCCCTGCTTGCACTGGCTGGTTCGGGTCTTCCAGCATCCTCAGTCAAAGTCAGGCTGCTACTGTCCAGTTGTCCTTGTTCTAGCAAATGGGCGATCGCCTCTCTAACTCTCTCCTGCCAGTTATCAATCTCCCTCAGCCTTGCATACTGAGATGGCGGCAACCGCAAAGTCATCTTCGCCGTGCAAGGTTCTTCTCTATCGGTGGAGAACTGATATTTCACCAGATCGGGATTACCCCCTGGTCTTCCTTTTGGCATCTTTCAATAGTTCCAACTTTTTCCACCACCAGTCTAGCACGACGACGTGCTATAAAATTTTGTAAACTTAGGACTAAATTACTAGTAAATAGCATGACGACACGATATAATTAAATCGTATCAATGAAAGAACACCTACCATTCCGTTCTAGATTAACTACCCCCATCAAAGGGCTATCTCCCACATTGCAGAAAGGACACTGACAATCATGAACAACAATTACAACGGCTGGATGAACTACGAAACCTGGGTAACTGCCCTTTGGATTGATAACGACCAAAGTAGTTACTACTACAGCCACGAGTTAACAAAACTAGCTCAAGAAGAACACTCTCAAAAGCAAGATCGCATCAGTTATTTAGCGACCCTTCTCAAAGACTGGATTCAGGAAATGAATCCATTAGCAGATGACGCTAACTTATTTAGCGATCTTCTCAATGCCGCTCTTTCTGAAGTGAATTGGGGTGAAATCGCTGAAAACTTTTTGACCGACAGCACGGTGTCCTCATAAAAAAGAGCGACCCCAAGAATAAGGCAGTAGCTTAATTGTCTTGCCGAGGCGGACACCTACCACAGTAATCAACCTCGGCTTGACCCCACATTGCAATGAGGTACTTATTTATGTTAAACGACGCAGGGTTTAACCAACCATCATCCCAACTAGCCTCTCAAACCATATCCAAAAGAGCGATCGCCGATCTGCTAATTTGGCTAGGTCGCACCAAATGGCAATCCAAATGGAATGCCCACGATCTAGAAATAGAATCCTGGTCAATTGGAATCTGGGTTAAACAAGCAGGGATAATATCTTACAAAGATCTAGCCAAATGGCTCAAATTCATCAGCCAAGTCAGAGGCGAGTGCTTAAAAGTAGAGAAAAAAGGCGAAAGATTGTGCCTGGTAGCAGGAAGACAACAACAATGGTATGCAGTTAGCAAATCGAGTGTGTGGCAGTGCGAATGTATGTTATTTAGATGTCGCCGTCGAATTGCCAAAGAAATGCCAAAACTGTACGAAGCTTTAGATAAAAAGGTATTTTGCCACCATACAGTTGCCGCTAGCTTAGCTGGATAAATAAAGCGCGATCGCTTCCTCCATCACCTCAGTTAAAGTCTTCCCTTCAGAAATCGCCCGATCCCTAATCGCCCGATCCTGCTCTTCTAGCAAGCGAACCGCGATCGGCGATTTCGCTCGATTCCCCTCCCATTGGTTAGTTCCCAAAGGATTGTTCACAGTACCTTTCGGCGCACCAGGCTTTCTCTTCATCTCTACCAAAATCAACCTTGTAAACAAATATAACACAGCTAGATTTGAGCTTGCATCTGCGGATTTTTTTAGTAATTCAATTAAGCGCAAAAAAGAAAATAAGACGCAGAAAAAATCCAAAAAAACTCATCTATAAACATTGTGTTTTCTTTGTAAACAAGGTATAATAGGTAAAGTGAAAGAGGGATAAAACGACCAAGCTTCTCCCTCTTTCAACAATCCCAAACATGGAATGCAAATATTATGACATACGAAGAATATCCTGCAACAACAGCCGCGCTTTCGCACATAGAAGAATTAAGAGAATATCTCAATAATTTCATCAACAAAGCCGAATCTGGCAAAATAGCAGCCAGAGATATAGATAGATTAAACGTCTGGCTCAGAAGCGCTCATCTATTCACCATAGATGCTCAAAAAGATGGTTCTTTTGCCGAAAATTGGCAAATGCTAAGGGATGAAGTCTCGGAAATGACTCTCGCCTAAAGCTCTATTTGGGGGATCTCCATCCCCCAACTAAAACATCTTTTCCAGCACTACAAATATGAATTACCAAGAATGCATCGCCCAAAGGGAAGCAGAAGACGCACGCCTTTGGTTTATCGAAGGAGAAGAAGATGCAATGGCTTTTCTCAATCCTCAACATCCCCATAACTACTATTACATGATGGGTTTTGAAGATGCCAAATACCAACTAGCCATAGGAGAAATTTGGTGTCATGAAGCACACGAAAAATCAGAAGATTCATGCAACATCTACGAGTTTTAAAGGAGTCAAAATGAAAGAACTAATTAGCGCCCTAATTAAAGCCCAGCCGCATTTCAAGTCAATCCGCAAAGATAAAATCAATCCCTACGTTAAATCTAAGTATGCAGATCTAGATTCTGTCATTGCAGCAACTAAAGATGCTTTAAGAGCCAATGGATTATTAATATCTCAAACTACCTCAGTCAACGAATCAAGAGCCATTTTAGTCACAACATTATGGCACGAATCCGGTCAGAAGATAGAAGGGAATTATCCATTAACTAAAACTGAAGATCCCCAAAAGTTAGGAGCATCAATAACCTATGCCAGAAGATACGCCCTATGTGCAATTTTAGGGATCACGGCTGACGACGATAATGATGGGGATGAAACATTGATGAATTCAGCTAATAAAACAGTAGCCCCAATCCAGTAAATTCCGTTTCAGAGGGATCGCAAATCCAAATATCCCCTAGCACTTTTACTAGGGGATAGCTCAACATTTATCCCCTAGTAAAAACGTTGAAATCACTAAACTAGAAAAGTCTTAAAATTTTTCTGCTTTAAAGATAAAATTATCTGAAACAATTGGGATTTTAAAAGATAAATTATATTCAGATTAATAGGTAATTTTAAATATTTTATCCCCAGCGTGAAATATGCAACCCGACTTAGATCTAGATAAATTCCAAGCATATGAATGGGCAAATAAGCTAATCTCTGGAGATTACGGTGATTGGTGCGTTTTAGACTCAGAAACGACTGGACTTGGCGACAAAGCTGAAATAATCGAGCTATCAATAATTAGCAAGTATGGCTCGACCATATTCGACAGTCTCATAAAGCCTACAGTTGCAGTAGAGCCAGGAGCTAGAGCCGTCCACCAAATTACCGATGAAATGCTGGAGGATGCCCCGATATTTCCCGAAGTGTTTCCCAAAATAGCTAAAGCTATTGCTGGTAAAACCTTAGTCATCTACAACTCCAATTTCGATATTTATAAGCTAAAGTACGCAGCTTCCCTTCATGAATTAGAACTGCCAGAATTCAAAACCCATTGCGCGATGAATTGGTACGCCCAGTATTACGGTCAATGGCATGACTACTGGGGAAACTATACCTGGAAAAAACTGCCAGGTGGAAGTCACCGAGCCAAAGGAGATGCTCTAGCTTGCTACAACTTAGTGAAACAAATGGCTGAGCCAATGTCATGTTCTGTAGATTATCCATCCCCACTATTTCCAGCTAAACAAATTGGCTGCATTTGGTCTGATTGGATAGAAGTCTTCATCAACGTCTATTACAAGCCCAAAGTCAGAATAAAAATTCAACTTCCTAAGTTTGGCTGGATAAATGAATTAAATGCTCAAAAAGAATCTCAATTTCCAGGTGACGACCTTGAAGAGATTCCATTCTAGCTAATCTTTAGTAAAAATCAATCGCTAATTTTCATATCAATACTTACTGGAAGCCTAGAGATCTTCCCTACACCCTACCTACCTTTTAACCTATTTCTCGCCCCGAAGATAATAAGGCTCTATCTCCACAACCTCTGCTGTCGTTCCAAACCGACACAAAGCTGTCAGAGGAACTAACTGAGCCACCCGATTTTCTGCAAACCTGAACTTCCGCGCCACCTTCCCCACTTCAGAAGCATCGACTGGGAGAACGATTTTAGTCGCTGAATTCCCAATTACATCCAAACTCAAATGCCTTTCTGATTGGGAAGCCAAAGCTAATGCCAAACCATACTTGCGCCCATCTGCGATAATGCGATCGCACGCACTCCCACTTAACTTGGGCATCTCCTTGGCTTCATCTATAAACAAGTAAGTCCGTGGCAGCTTCCCTTTGATTTCCCCTAGTAAACGGTGAGAATCCATCAGTTGCTTAGCCAAACTCTCTGCCGCTATAGCACCTAAAGCTGGAGGTAACTTGCACAAATCCACCCGAATTAGCCTTTCCTTGAGCGAGAACGTTGGACGAGAGAAGATACCGTATTGAAACGTCGCCGCCAGTTTTAACTTCAGCTTAGCTGAATCCTTACACCCAGCAGCTACCCGATTATTAATCTCCTGCTGTACGTCATCAAAGTTAGGCGGCTCGTTGCGCCAGGAGTCAAAGTTGGATTGGAAGATGTGACGGCGGTTATAACAGGTAGCCAAGACATCTAGCATTAATCCTTCTTGGATTGGTCCCAATTGTAGAGCTTTTTTGAGAACGCTAGCCACAGAGATAGCCTGTAAAGACGATCCACCCCCTTCAGGATCTAAATTGACTACTAATGGGTTAACTCCATAGGGAGAAGCCATATGCAACGGATAGCAGGTTTCACCTACTATATTCTGGT
Above is a genomic segment from Merismopedia glauca CCAP 1448/3 containing:
- a CDS encoding ERF family protein, whose amino-acid sequence is MKELISALIKAQPHFKSIRKDKINPYVKSKYADLDSVIAATKDALRANGLLISQTTSVNESRAILVTTLWHESGQKIEGNYPLTKTEDPQKLGASITYARRYALCAILGITADDDNDGDETLMNSANKTVAPIQ
- a CDS encoding ribbon-helix-helix protein, CopG family; this translates as MKRKPGAPKGTVNNPLGTNQWEGNRAKSPIAVRLLEEQDRAIRDRAISEGKTLTEVMEEAIALYLSS
- a CDS encoding DUF7249 family protein, which produces MNNNYNGWMNYETWVTALWIDNDQSSYYYSHELTKLAQEEHSQKQDRISYLATLLKDWIQEMNPLADDANLFSDLLNAALSEVNWGEIAENFLTDSTVSS
- a CDS encoding ATP-binding protein, producing the protein QNIVGETCYPLHMASPYGVNPLVVNLDPEGGGSSLQAISVASVLKKALQLGPIQEGLMLDVLATCYNRRHIFQSNFDSWRNEPPNFDDVQQEINNRVAAGCKDSAKLKLKLAATFQYGIFSRPTFSLKERLIRVDLCKLPPALGAIAAESLAKQLMDSHRLLGEIKGKLPRTYLFIDEAKEMPKLSGSACDRIIADGRKYGLALALASQSERHLSLDVIGNSATKIVLPVDASEVGKVARKFRFAENRVAQLVPLTALCRFGTTAEVVEIEPYYLRGEK
- a CDS encoding 3'-5' exonuclease, which translates into the protein MQPDLDLDKFQAYEWANKLISGDYGDWCVLDSETTGLGDKAEIIELSIISKYGSTIFDSLIKPTVAVEPGARAVHQITDEMLEDAPIFPEVFPKIAKAIAGKTLVIYNSNFDIYKLKYAASLHELELPEFKTHCAMNWYAQYYGQWHDYWGNYTWKKLPGGSHRAKGDALACYNLVKQMAEPMSCSVDYPSPLFPAKQIGCIWSDWIEVFINVYYKPKVRIKIQLPKFGWINELNAQKESQFPGDDLEEIPF